The following coding sequences are from one Mesorhizobium onobrychidis window:
- the tesB gene encoding acyl-CoA thioesterase II — protein sequence MTAAMDELLGILDLEQLEHNLYRGRSPKLDWQRVFGGQTIAQALVAAQRTVEPERHVHSLHGYFMRPGDTKVPIIYQVDRIRDGGSFTTRRVVAVQHGQAIFSLEASFQQDEVGLEHQVPMPQDVPAPDTLLSQRELIGKFGEAVPDGIRRYWERDRPIEMKPVMLEHYTSREKLEPKQNIWIRTTGPVPADRATQAAVLAYLSDMTLLDTSTFAHGRAIFDSDIQAASLDHAMWFHRSHSLDDWMLYTQDSPSTQGSRGFTRGSLFARNGTLIASVAQEGLIRLKRPPAE from the coding sequence ATGACGGCGGCCATGGACGAGCTTCTCGGCATTCTCGACCTCGAGCAGCTGGAACACAACCTGTACCGAGGTCGCAGCCCCAAACTCGACTGGCAGCGTGTCTTCGGTGGCCAGACCATCGCCCAGGCGCTGGTCGCCGCCCAGCGAACGGTCGAGCCCGAACGCCACGTGCATTCGCTGCACGGCTATTTCATGCGGCCCGGCGACACCAAGGTGCCGATCATCTACCAGGTCGACCGCATCCGCGACGGCGGCTCCTTCACCACGCGCCGTGTCGTGGCGGTCCAGCACGGCCAGGCGATCTTTTCGCTGGAAGCCTCGTTCCAGCAGGATGAGGTCGGGCTCGAGCATCAAGTGCCGATGCCGCAGGACGTGCCGGCGCCCGACACATTGCTGTCGCAGCGCGAACTGATTGGCAAGTTCGGCGAGGCCGTGCCCGACGGCATCAGGCGCTACTGGGAGCGTGACCGCCCGATCGAGATGAAGCCGGTGATGCTGGAGCATTACACCAGCCGGGAAAAGCTGGAGCCGAAGCAGAACATCTGGATCCGCACGACCGGCCCGGTTCCGGCCGATCGCGCCACGCAGGCGGCAGTGCTTGCCTACCTTTCCGACATGACGCTGCTCGATACCTCGACCTTTGCGCATGGCCGCGCCATTTTCGATAGCGACATCCAGGCGGCGAGCCTCGATCACGCCATGTGGTTCCACCGCAGCCATTCGCTCGACGACTGGATGCTCTACACGCAGGACAGCCCGTCGACGCAAGGGTCGCGGGGGTTCACGCGCGGGTCGCTGTTTGCCCGCAACGGCACGCTGATCGCCTCGGTTGCCCAGGAAGGCCTGATCAGGCTGAAGCGGCCGCCCGCCGAATAG
- a CDS encoding P-II family nitrogen regulator produces MKIVMAIIKPFKLDEVREALTAIGIQGLTVTEVKGYGRQKGHTEIYRGAEYAVSFLPKIKIEVAVGLDMVDKAVEAITAAAKTGQIGDGKIFVFGIDQAVRIRTGETDTDAL; encoded by the coding sequence ATGAAAATCGTGATGGCAATCATCAAGCCGTTCAAGCTCGACGAGGTGCGCGAAGCGCTCACCGCAATCGGCATCCAGGGCCTGACCGTCACCGAAGTCAAAGGCTACGGGCGGCAGAAGGGACACACGGAAATCTATCGCGGGGCGGAATACGCGGTCAGCTTCCTGCCGAAGATCAAGATCGAAGTCGCGGTCGGCCTGGACATGGTCGACAAGGCCGTCGAAGCCATCACTGCGGCGGCCAAGACCGGTCAGATCGGCGACGGCAAGATCTTCGTTTTCGGCATCGACCAGGCGGTGCGCATTCGCACCGGCGAAACAGACACCGACGCGCTTTGA
- a CDS encoding ammonium transporter, translated as MNIPSTLKSAARTALLGSLAIAALGTVAAFAQEAAPAAPAAPAFTVDKGDTTWMMISTILVLLMTIPGLALFYGGLVRAKNMLSVLMQVFTITSVVMIVWVFYGYSLAFTPGNAFVGGLSKMFLAGVDVTTVSETFTKGVAIPELVFVIFQMSFACITPALIVGAFAERVKFSAVILFTILWVTFVYFPIAHMVWFWGGPSAYSDPSGLIFGFGAIDFAGGTVVHINAGIAGLVGALMIGKRIGYNKDVMAPHSMTLTMVGASLLWVGWFGFNAGSNLEANAYAVLAMVNTFVATAAAAVTWIVLETLLRGKASMLGAVSGAVTGLVAVTPAAGFAGPMGVIVLGIFATCVCYFFVSVVKNKFGYDDSLDVFGIHCIGGIIGALGTGILVNPALGGAGIVDYSTADFAAGYAGTATQLWSQFKGVLVTVLWSGIGSAILYKIVDMIVGLRPTADAEREGLDLTAHGEAAYHP; from the coding sequence ATGAATATTCCTTCTACTTTGAAGTCGGCGGCGCGCACCGCGCTGCTGGGCTCGCTCGCTATCGCAGCACTGGGCACGGTCGCCGCATTCGCGCAGGAAGCGGCGCCGGCAGCGCCAGCGGCGCCGGCCTTTACTGTCGACAAGGGCGACACGACGTGGATGATGATTTCCACCATCCTGGTGCTGTTGATGACCATTCCCGGCCTTGCCCTTTTCTACGGCGGCCTGGTTCGCGCCAAAAATATGCTGTCGGTGCTGATGCAGGTCTTCACCATCACCAGCGTGGTCATGATCGTCTGGGTTTTCTACGGCTACAGCCTTGCCTTCACCCCCGGCAATGCCTTCGTCGGCGGCCTTTCCAAGATGTTTCTTGCCGGGGTCGACGTGACGACGGTGTCGGAAACCTTCACCAAGGGCGTCGCCATTCCTGAGCTGGTGTTCGTCATCTTCCAGATGAGCTTCGCCTGCATCACGCCGGCCCTGATCGTCGGCGCCTTCGCCGAACGCGTCAAGTTCTCCGCCGTGATCCTTTTCACCATCCTCTGGGTCACATTCGTCTACTTCCCGATCGCGCATATGGTCTGGTTCTGGGGTGGCCCGAGCGCTTACAGCGACCCGTCGGGGCTCATTTTCGGCTTCGGCGCCATCGACTTCGCCGGCGGCACCGTCGTTCACATCAATGCGGGTATCGCCGGACTTGTCGGCGCGCTCATGATCGGCAAGCGCATCGGCTACAACAAGGACGTCATGGCGCCGCACTCGATGACGCTGACCATGGTCGGTGCTTCGCTGCTGTGGGTCGGCTGGTTCGGCTTCAACGCCGGTTCGAACCTCGAAGCCAACGCCTATGCGGTGCTGGCCATGGTCAACACCTTCGTCGCCACAGCGGCGGCGGCAGTGACCTGGATCGTGCTTGAAACGCTGCTGCGCGGCAAGGCGTCCATGCTTGGCGCGGTTTCGGGCGCGGTTACCGGCCTTGTCGCCGTCACGCCCGCTGCCGGCTTTGCCGGACCGATGGGCGTCATCGTGCTCGGCATCTTCGCCACCTGCGTCTGCTACTTCTTCGTCTCGGTCGTGAAGAACAAGTTCGGCTACGACGACAGCCTCGATGTCTTCGGCATCCACTGCATCGGCGGCATCATCGGCGCACTCGGCACCGGCATCCTGGTCAATCCCGCTCTCGGCGGCGCTGGCATCGTCGACTATTCGACAGCCGACTTCGCTGCCGGCTATGCCGGCACGGCGACCCAGCTGTGGTCGCAGTTCAAGGGTGTCCTCGTAACCGTCCTGTGGTCGGGTATCGGCAGCGCCATCCTCTACAAGATCGTCGATATGATCGTAGGCTTGCGCCCGACAGCCGATGCAGAGCGTGAAGGGCTCGACCTCACCGCGCATGGCGAAGCGGCCTATCATCCGTAA